From Epinephelus lanceolatus isolate andai-2023 chromosome 12, ASM4190304v1, whole genome shotgun sequence, the proteins below share one genomic window:
- the sf3a2 gene encoding splicing factor 3A subunit 2, producing MDFQHRAGGKTGSGGVASASESNRDRRERLRQLALETIDINKDPYFMKNHLGSYECKLCLTLHNNEGSYLAHTQGKKHQTNLARRAAKEAKEAPAQPAPAKVKVEVKKFVKIGRPGYKVTKQRDPETGQQSLLFQIDYPEIAEGIGPRHRFMSAYEQRIEPPDRRWQYLLLAAEPYETIAFKVPSREIDKAENRFWTHWNRETKQFFLQFHFKMEKAVPQSSGPPPAAGVKRPPPLMSGVGPRPPNDSMPPPPPGGMPPLPPGAPGTPHMPPQMPLPPMPMRPPPPESLITNN from the exons ATGGATTTCCAACATAGAGCTGGAGGGAAGACGGGGAGCGGTGGGGTGGCTTCAGCCTCTGAGAGTAACCGTGATAGGCGAGAGCGGTTACGTCAGTTGGCCCTGGAGACCATTGATATCAACAAAGACCCCTACTTTATGAAGAATCATTTAGGATCATATGAGTGCAAACTTTGCTTGACGCTTCATAACAATGAG GGCAGCTACTTGGCTCACACACAAGGAAAGAAACATCAGACCAACTT AGCGCGGCGAGCAGCCAAAGAGGCAAAAGAAGCTCCTGCTCAGCCAgcaccagcaaaagtgaaagttgaGGTCAAGAAGTTTGTCAAAATTGGTCGACCAGGATACAAAG TAACCAAACAGAGGGACCCAGAGACCGGTCAGCAGTCTTTACTTTTCCAG ATTGACTACCCAGAGATCGCTGAAGGAATTGGACCCAGGCATCGTTTCATGTCTGCTTACGAACAGCGCATCGAGCCCCCCGATCGTCGCTGGCAGTACCTGCTTTTGGCTGCTGAACCATACGAGACTATTGCCTTTAAG GTCCCCAGTAGAGAAATTGACAAAGCAGAAAACCGCTTCTGGACCCACTGGAACAGAGAAACTAAACAG tTCTTCCTACAGTTCCACTTCAAAATGGAGAAAGCTGTCCCCCAGTCCAGCGGACCCCCGCCTGCTGCAGGCGTGAAGCGCCCTCCTCCTCTCATGAGTGGAGTTGGACCTCGCCCACCAAATGATTCCatgccccctccccctccagGAGGGATGCCCCCTCTCCCACCAGGTGCTCCAGGTACCCCCCATATGCCCCCGCAGATGCCCCTGCCCCCCATGCCAATGAGGCCGCCTCCTCCTGAGAGCCTTATAACCAATAATTGA